A stretch of the Deltaproteobacteria bacterium genome encodes the following:
- a CDS encoding universal stress protein, protein MFKKLLVAYDGSEDSKKALEIALELSRKFDSEVHLLTIVEQLPHYAATIGEVKEALAEITKEIEKEQTLVCEGAREQGVDIKCRILPGHEVEAIIAFAQKGNFDALLLGRKGRSAILHTKSGSTAVQVSTHAPCTVILAQAGKRKE, encoded by the coding sequence ATGTTTAAAAAATTATTGGTGGCTTATGACGGATCGGAGGATTCCAAGAAGGCCCTGGAGATTGCCTTGGAACTGTCCAGGAAGTTTGATTCGGAAGTGCATCTGTTGACCATCGTCGAACAGCTCCCCCATTATGCAGCCACCATCGGGGAGGTCAAAGAAGCCCTGGCCGAGATCACCAAGGAGATCGAAAAGGAGCAAACTCTGGTCTGTGAAGGTGCCAGGGAACAGGGGGTGGACATCAAATGCCGGATACTTCCGGGCCATGAGGTGGAGGCCATCATTGCCTTTGCCCAGAAGGGCAACTTCGATGCCCTGCTCCTGGGCAGAAAGGGCCGGTCCGCTATCCTGCACACCAAAAGCGGCAGCACGGCCGTGCAGGTCAGCACCCATGCCCCCTGCACGGTCATCCTGGCCCAGGCGGGAAAAAGGAAGGAATAA